A stretch of Xenopus laevis strain J_2021 chromosome 8S, Xenopus_laevis_v10.1, whole genome shotgun sequence DNA encodes these proteins:
- the LOC108700231 gene encoding uncharacterized protein C6orf47 homolog → MFLHRSLQWPSTPTFLSKLFHTSQSTPPTTYSPQEKSKHWQFPVIPLPNLSTLRSLLSSPKDESDSGASFSFSSAQHLQICINLVYHIFDICTLGCLWLFSPVFQVTLDIFGIRGAIKLWIHGLAIFLATTYGMYLVLWLAQEYLFQLASLYGLLQTLVLTVSLRADRDQEKAKEENEAEQVEESVEEREQGEDRWAGGSEEEGGDSDDGWESEGEVEEKVGTD, encoded by the coding sequence ATGTTTCTCCATCGGTCTTTACAGTGGCCGTCTACTCCTACCTTCCTATCGAAGCTTTTCCATACTTCTCAGAGTACTCCACCTACCACTTACAGCCCACAGGAAAAATCCAAGCATTGGCAGTTTCCAGTAATACCTCTGCCCAATCTGTCTACTTTACGATCTCTTCTTTCAAGCCCGAAGGATGAAAGTGACAGTGGAGCTTCATTTTCTTTTAGCAGTGCTCAACATTTACAGATCTGCATCAATCTAGTCTATCATATATTTGACATCTGCACTTTAGGATGCCTCTGGCTCTTTTCCCCAGTTTTTCAAGTGACCCTGGATATATTTGGTATACGTGGAGCCATAAAACTTTGGATCCATGGTCTTGCCATTTTCTTAGCCACAACATATGGCATGTATTTAGTGCTGTGGCTGGCTCAAGAGTATCTTTTCCAGCTTGCCTCTCTGTATGGCCTCCTACAGACATTAGTGTTAACGGTTAGTCTAAGGGCTGACAGAGATCAGGAGAAAGCAAAAGAGGAAAACGAAGCAGAACAGGTGGAAGAATCTGTAGAGGAGAGAGAGCAAGGAGAGGACAGATGGGCTGGAGGAAGTGAGGAAGAAGGAGGAGATTCTGATGATGGGTGGGAGAGTGAAGGAGAAGTAGAAGAAAAAGTGGGCACTGATTGA